The Nitrospira sp. sequence GATTTGCGCCAGCAGCCGGATCGCTCTGCGAACGTTGGCTTCATGCGAGTGGTCGGTCGTGTCCGAATCCACCACACCCAACAGCGAAACACCCGACCGGACGATGTCCATCGCATGTGAGCCGGAAGGAACTGCGCCGAGAAATACTTGAAGGAGGTGAGGGAGCATGGCTTGATCGATGAGTCGTGCTGAGAAGTCATTGAGCTCTTGCCGATTCGGCAGACGCCCGAACAGCAGGAGATAAGCCACCTCCTCAAAAGCACTGTGCTGTGCCAAATCACGGATCGCATAGCCTCGATAGAGAAGACCGGACTCCCCTTCATCGACGAGGCAGAGAGCCGATTCTCCAGCAATCACTCCTTCGAGACCGGGGCTATACGTTGAACCCTCCTTCATCTCAGTCGCGGGAGACTCGTGGATGACCGTGTTCATAGATCCTCCCTTCTCAGCGTTCGTGAGAATCCGTGTACCGGAGCAGACTGTACAGTTCTCGTCGCGTCATCATGTGATGGAGCCAGTCTTTCTGGGATCCGAACAGCTTGAGCTCGCCCAGCAGCCTGTCGATGGCTTGCAAGGCCGTCCGTAAGCCCGTCACGGGAAAGAGCACCCCGTGATACCCGAGACTCTCGAATTCTGCGACGCTCAAAAGAGGTGTTTTCCCGAACTCCGTCATATTCGCGATCAATGGAACCGTGATTCCTCCTTTCGCCATTTCGCGGGCAAAGGTCCGGAATTCTTCGGCCGATTCGAGGGCCTCGGGAAACAGCGCATCCGCACCGGCCTCCACATAGGTCATCGCCCGTTGAACGGCGGCGTCCAGCCCCTCCACTCCACGGGCGTCGGTGCGTGCCACAATCATGAAATTCCGATCCTTTTTTGCCTGAACGGCCGCCTCGATTTTGGCGGCCATTTCACCTCTCGGCACCAGACGCTTGCCTGAAAGATGGCCGCACTTCTTGGCCGTGTCTTGATCTTCAATCTGCATGCCGGCAAGATCGGCTTCTTCGAACACTCTCACCGATTCAGCGACCTGAGCCGGACCGCCATATCCCGTATCCGCATCGACGATCGTCGGAATCGAGACCGCCCGGGCAATCCTCTCCGCCTCCGCCGCCATGTCACTGAGCGCCAGGAGACCGACATCCGGCATCCCCCGACAAGCTGATATGGCCGCCCCCGAAACATAGGCGATCTCGAAGCCGGCTCGCTCAATTTGCATCGCCACCAGCGCGTTGAAGGCCCCTGGGATGGCAAGGGCGCGCGCACTGAGCAATTCACGCAAACGCGACGTCTTTGCTTGCGTCGCTGAATTCTTGTCCCTGTTCGTCATTGACGATCCGGCCCCCAACTCATATCCTCAAGAACGGCATGAGCGCGCCGATGTCTCGAACCCGATCAAGCTGCCACACGAATTCAATCAGCCGATCGATGCGCGGACCACTCAGTCGGCCGGCAGCCAGCCGGCGAACTTTCACTTCCAGGTCTCGATCCGACATCGGATTGCCGGGATGTCCAACCGGCAGCTCGACCTGTCGCATGTACGTTTTCCCAGCGTCGGTTCTGACTGTGATTCTGGTCGGCATACTCTCGGGATAGCACTCCACGAACTCGGGTTGCCGGACGACACGGGTTTTCTTCATCAAATCCTGCAGGGCTGAATCCCGTAATCGCTTTGCGCCGAATGACTGCAGCGTCACGCGGCCGTCGCGTAATGCCGTCGCAACGCAGTAAGGGAAACTGTGATCGGCCGTTTCCCTCGTGGTCGGCTGCCATTTCTCAGGATCGCGCCCGATGATTTCGATGGCCACCTCGTAACTCCCGACTTCGATATCCGCTAGATGTTCGATTGCGTGAACTCCTTCCGCCTCGATCAAATCGGCATGAAGTGCCGAGGCAGCCTCCACCGCAGTCTGAGCGTGATACTCGACCGGGTATCGCTTGATATAGGTGTCCAGAATCTTGAATCGAGAAGGCTGATTATCCCCCAAGGCGAAGGTCGGCCCTGCTTCCGCAGCGAACGCTGCCAGCTCGAACGGTCCCGACACCAATTTCATGAAGCCCTTTTCTCCTTCAAAGATCGGCGACGGCCCGGTCATTCCCTGCTGCGCCAGCCCGGCGGCAAACACGCCGTTGCGAGCGGCGTTCGAGAATGCGCACGCCTTCCACATAGACAGATCCCCAACCCTCGTCTGCCGTAGCGCCACATTCGCGGCACCCGCCAGGTTGACGGCCTGGACGGTCTGCGCGGATGAAAGCTTCATGAGCTTCGCAGCGCCGATCGCGGAGGAAAACGGGCCGTAGGTCACGTGATCCCAGCCACGGGGGCGGAGCG is a genomic window containing:
- a CDS encoding MmgE/PrpD family protein, whose product is MLADRLARYGRSLRYGDLPHAVVHEAKRRVLDSLGCALGAWNASPCRIARRIARSVKVPQGATLWGTHHKTLPDLATFANGGLVRYLDFNDTYLSKEPAHPSDNIPAIVAVGEAVHASGKQVIEAIALTYEIQCRFCDAAALRPRGWDHVTYGPFSSAIGAAKLMKLSSAQTVQAVNLAGAANVALRQTRVGDLSMWKACAFSNAARNGVFAAGLAQQGMTGPSPIFEGEKGFMKLVSGPFELAAFAAEAGPTFALGDNQPSRFKILDTYIKRYPVEYHAQTAVEAASALHADLIEAEGVHAIEHLADIEVGSYEVAIEIIGRDPEKWQPTTRETADHSFPYCVATALRDGRVTLQSFGAKRLRDSALQDLMKKTRVVRQPEFVECYPESMPTRITVRTDAGKTYMRQVELPVGHPGNPMSDRDLEVKVRRLAAGRLSGPRIDRLIEFVWQLDRVRDIGALMPFLRI
- the prpB gene encoding methylisocitrate lyase — protein: MTNRDKNSATQAKTSRLRELLSARALAIPGAFNALVAMQIERAGFEIAYVSGAAISACRGMPDVGLLALSDMAAEAERIARAVSIPTIVDADTGYGGPAQVAESVRVFEEADLAGMQIEDQDTAKKCGHLSGKRLVPRGEMAAKIEAAVQAKKDRNFMIVARTDARGVEGLDAAVQRAMTYVEAGADALFPEALESAEEFRTFAREMAKGGITVPLIANMTEFGKTPLLSVAEFESLGYHGVLFPVTGLRTALQAIDRLLGELKLFGSQKDWLHHMMTRRELYSLLRYTDSHER